The Methylopila sp. M107 genome contains the following window.
CGACGACGAACACGTCCGGGCAGACGAAGCCGACGAGGTCCGGCTCGACCCGCACCGCCCGCTTGTTGGGCTTTTCCAGCAGCACGCAGGTCAGCACCCTGCGGGCGCCGCGCGCCGCCATCAGGTCCTTGGCGAAGGCGAGCGTGCGGCCCGATTCCAGAATGTCGTCGACCAGCAGCACGTCGCGCCCGGCGACGTCGCTGTCGATGTCATGGACGATCCGGACCGCGCCGCTCGACACCGTGCTCTCGCGGTAGCTCGACAGCGACAGGAACTCGACCTCGGGGGCCAGCCCCGCCTGGTGCAGCGCGCGGATCAGGTCGGCGGCGAAGACGAAGCTTCCCTTCAGGACGGCGATGACGAGCAGCCGCTCGCAGCCGAGCGTCGCAATCTCGTCGGCGAGCTCTCCGTTGCGGGAGGCGATCGTCTCGGACGAAAACAGGACATTCACGCGACGGCCCATCAAAATTCCTCAGTTCGCGTCGACGACCGCGACGCGTGATCGGTCCGTCCGACAAATCGCACGGCGAGCCCCTGGCCTTCCGCCGGCGGCGAGGCGAGCCGCGCCCTGAACGGGGTGCTTTCGCCCGGCGCCAACTTGGCCCGCGAGGCGACGGTGGTCCAGACGTAAAGCTCGCGCGCACGGTCCGCCGTGATCGCGAGCCTCAGCCGGGGAACCAGTATCACGTCGCCGGAGACGTTTGTGACGACGCCCGAAACAAGCAGCAGCGGCACGCCCTCTTCGATACGCTCGACCGACTTCACGTCCGCGATCGACAGGCCCCGCACGTTCACTGGCAGGCCGATGCGACTGTAGAGCGAAGCGAGCGACGGCGCCGCCTGGACCACGGCGACCCGCTCGCCCACCAGCGCAGCCAGAACCACGCATCCGACCGCCGCCAGGGCCGCGGCCGGCCTGATTCTGAACGCGGATTTCTTT
Protein-coding sequences here:
- the hpt gene encoding hypoxanthine phosphoribosyltransferase yields the protein MGRRVNVLFSSETIASRNGELADEIATLGCERLLVIAVLKGSFVFAADLIRALHQAGLAPEVEFLSLSSYRESTVSSGAVRIVHDIDSDVAGRDVLLVDDILESGRTLAFAKDLMAARGARRVLTCVLLEKPNKRAVRVEPDLVGFVCPDVFVVGYGMDVAHAYRELPFVGVVEVEGESAES
- a CDS encoding MJ0042-type zinc finger domain-containing protein is translated as MTISCPNCDASYRIDASALGAGRAVRCARCKTEWFARDPSEAPEIGPVTSLEPGMFDALEPIEGLDDDAIAIDAIDEAEPQPSTKSFAASRRPAPTRRWLPGFVRSEPKARPAPGRPKKKSAFRIRPAAALAAVGCVVLAALVGERVAVVQAAPSLASLYSRIGLPVNVRGLSIADVKSVERIEEGVPLLLVSGVVTNVSGDVILVPRLRLAITADRARELYVWTTVASRAKLAPGESTPFRARLASPPAEGQGLAVRFVGRTDHASRSSTRTEEF